A window of the Janthinobacterium agaricidamnosum NBRC 102515 = DSM 9628 genome harbors these coding sequences:
- a CDS encoding DUF535 family protein, translating to MGNAVPQAARLTRAPEPVRLRTVLNAASAGFPYLRESLKLLPRFWLHYRLTQDWIGFWNSTPVLTCIAHESPGLLKKIYRPYLSRRLDRQQRLALLQSHYRLVLRHGLAGLVQRAAAAPVLLASFDGKSGATYQIRLVALVNMEREGEMVLQLFQRHEVVFSIAFTLSCQSGAAGIAVGCLQGGRGEERVERIRQATRDLFGLRPKALMVRLVQHIGLNLECRDMVLAGNVNRVLGRQLRKGLVHADYDATWLEMGARPRADGDFDMPCRWPAIDYQAIASNKRSEARKRQALLGQIADLTWAGLQG from the coding sequence ATGGGTAATGCCGTCCCTCAAGCAGCGCGGCTGACCCGCGCGCCCGAGCCGGTGCGCTTGCGTACCGTGCTGAACGCGGCCAGCGCCGGTTTTCCCTACCTGCGTGAATCGCTGAAACTGTTGCCGCGTTTTTGGCTGCACTATCGCTTGACGCAAGACTGGATCGGTTTCTGGAATTCGACGCCGGTGCTGACTTGCATCGCCCACGAATCGCCGGGCTTGCTGAAAAAAATCTACCGGCCGTATTTGAGCCGGCGCCTGGACCGACAGCAACGGCTGGCCTTGCTGCAATCGCATTACCGGCTGGTGTTGCGGCATGGCCTGGCCGGCCTGGTGCAGCGCGCCGCCGCGGCGCCGGTATTGCTGGCCAGCTTCGACGGCAAATCGGGCGCCACCTATCAAATCCGCCTGGTCGCGCTGGTGAATATGGAACGCGAAGGGGAAATGGTCTTGCAATTGTTCCAGCGGCATGAGGTGGTGTTTTCGATTGCCTTCACCTTGTCGTGCCAGTCCGGTGCCGCCGGCATCGCGGTCGGCTGCCTGCAGGGCGGACGGGGCGAGGAGCGCGTCGAACGGATCCGCCAGGCCACCCGCGACTTGTTCGGTTTGCGGCCCAAGGCGCTGATGGTGCGGCTGGTGCAGCATATCGGCCTGAATCTCGAATGCCGCGATATGGTGTTGGCAGGCAATGTCAATCGGGTGCTGGGGCGCCAGTTACGCAAGGGCCTGGTGCACGCGGACTACGATGCAACCTGGCTGGAAATGGGCGCCCGCCCCCGTGCCGACGGCGATTTCGACATGCCTTGCCGCTGGCCCGCCATCGATTATCAGGCGATTGCGTCGAACAAGCGTTCCGAAGCCCGCAAGCGCCAGGCGTTGCTGGGGCAGATAGCCGACTTGACCTGGGCCGGCCTGCAAGGCTGA
- a CDS encoding alpha/beta fold hydrolase, with the protein MLAAASFMMSTVAAHASPQPSNLSQGPHDVDVGEVSLHYVVKGQGPLLFMASPGWGPGSNYMQNSMTPLEQNMTLVYIDMRGNGKSTRPVDRAHMSQSAMADDIDRLRVLLGQQSINLLGHSDGGTIAIEYALRHPEHLDKVVLVAPNVLGDTARRAALKGILDLWADDPHYRDAIREVRKPDDGTESTDQGFQKYIETILPLYVSDPVRFGAQLASTFGDTRVAAYAMSAENYSNELAPRNQAKELGKIKAKTLIINGTVDWVCPYQMAQQTQAAIPGSRLSLYANKAHFPWLEDPQRFFKETSEFLLN; encoded by the coding sequence ATGCTGGCTGCCGCCAGTTTCATGATGAGTACTGTTGCAGCGCATGCCAGCCCTCAACCCTCCAATCTGTCACAGGGACCGCACGATGTCGATGTAGGCGAAGTCAGCCTGCATTATGTGGTCAAGGGCCAAGGGCCGCTGCTCTTTATGGCCTCGCCCGGCTGGGGTCCCGGTTCAAACTATATGCAGAACAGCATGACGCCGCTGGAACAGAACATGACGCTGGTCTACATCGATATGCGCGGTAACGGCAAGTCCACCCGTCCGGTCGACCGTGCGCACATGTCGCAATCGGCGATGGCCGATGACATCGACCGCTTGCGCGTGCTGCTGGGACAGCAGAGCATCAATCTGCTGGGGCATTCCGACGGCGGGACGATTGCGATTGAATACGCGCTGCGTCATCCGGAACATCTGGATAAGGTTGTGCTGGTCGCGCCAAATGTACTGGGCGACACGGCGCGCCGCGCTGCCCTCAAGGGTATCCTTGATTTGTGGGCCGACGATCCCCACTATCGCGATGCGATACGCGAAGTGAGGAAGCCGGATGATGGAACGGAATCAACGGATCAAGGTTTTCAGAAATACATCGAAACCATACTGCCGCTGTATGTGTCGGATCCGGTCCGGTTTGGCGCGCAACTGGCGTCGACCTTCGGCGACACCCGCGTTGCGGCCTATGCGATGAGCGCTGAAAATTATTCGAACGAGCTTGCGCCGCGCAACCAGGCCAAGGAACTCGGCAAGATCAAGGCCAAGACCTTGATCATCAACGGCACGGTCGATTGGGTATGCCCTTACCAGATGGCGCAGCAGACGCAGGCCGCTATTCCAGGTTCGCGCTTGAGTCTATATGCCAACAAGGCGCACTTCCCATGGCTGGAAGACCCTCAGCGATTCTTCAAAGAGACGTCCGAATTTCTGTTGAATTAA
- a CDS encoding efflux RND transporter permease subunit yields the protein MLSKLIDFVLAQRVFVLILTFALAVFGYRAFSNLPIEAFPDVQDVQVQIVTQYLGQAPEEVERSVTLPIEREMSGVPHQTQLRSVTISGLSIVTLTFADGTDDYFARQQVLEKLQNVTLPTGIQPGLAPLSTAVGEIYRYIVEAPPGMDANEVRALQDWVIRPGLRMVPGVADVVSFGGTVKQYQVQADPDALKRYGVTIDQLSGALTNNSANVGGGLVRRGDESLLVRGIGIFNSLDDIGRVIVSARNGKTVLVSDLAQVTIGHRPRSGVVAFNNENSVVEGIVQMSKGSNAAKVVADIKVAIDGINARLPAGVKLKTIYDRTDLINHTVRTVGENLLVGALLVIAILIIFLGNWRAALIVATVIPLSLLFAFIMLDARGIPANLISLGAVDFGIIIDSAVVLVEALMVRLTLQQHAANDGAWPYAGRQRTLKETVLELGHPILFAKAIIIVAFIPIYTFQRVEGKIFSPVALTLSFAMLGAILLTMTLVPSLLGWVLKRHPLQEKHSAWMAKLQQRYRNMLLAAQRQRFIVLGASGGLLLLTLALAPLLGSEFLPKLDEGNIWLTVTLPTSSALEKTEQTEHQVRAILKSYPEVGNVISAVGRPDDGTDPKGPNNMEILADLTPRGGWRFADKETLIADISAKIRRLPGVPTNFSQVIEDNVEEALSGVKGEIAVKISGPELDVLTRKSEQIAAILSAIPGAADVAAIKIGGQSELDIVIDRDRIARLGINVADVNTAIQTALAGTAVNTFYEGDRQFDLTVRLKREARSAIADVANLQISLPGGAGTIALSELAHINVRQGAARISREAGLRNASVKANLLGRDQGSFVAEAQQKVAAQVHLPPGYQITWGGQFENQQRAVKRLEVIVPITVLMIFSLLFWAFRSVRKALLILSIVPFTLIGGIAGLAVAGLHFSVSAAVGFIAVAGISVQNGVIMVEQIIDLARGTPSLADRAVAGAVLRLRPILMTALMAGLGLLPAALSHGIGSETQRPFAVVIVGGIVSATFFTLLLLPLVFPFFAEKKESV from the coding sequence ATGCTCAGTAAACTGATCGATTTTGTGCTGGCCCAGCGCGTTTTCGTGCTGATCCTGACCTTTGCGCTGGCCGTGTTCGGTTATCGCGCCTTCAGTAATTTGCCGATCGAAGCGTTTCCCGACGTGCAAGACGTGCAGGTGCAGATCGTCACCCAATACCTGGGCCAGGCGCCGGAAGAGGTCGAACGTTCGGTGACGCTGCCGATCGAACGCGAAATGAGCGGCGTGCCGCATCAAACTCAGTTGCGTTCGGTGACCATCAGCGGCTTGTCGATCGTCACGCTGACCTTTGCCGATGGCACCGACGATTATTTTGCGCGTCAGCAAGTACTGGAAAAGCTGCAAAACGTCACCTTGCCGACCGGCATACAGCCGGGCCTGGCGCCGCTGAGTACGGCGGTCGGTGAAATCTACCGTTATATCGTCGAAGCGCCGCCCGGCATGGACGCCAATGAAGTGCGCGCGCTGCAAGACTGGGTGATACGGCCCGGCCTGCGCATGGTGCCGGGTGTGGCCGATGTCGTCAGTTTCGGCGGCACCGTCAAGCAATACCAGGTGCAAGCCGATCCGGATGCGTTAAAACGTTACGGCGTCACCATCGACCAGCTGAGCGGCGCGCTGACCAATAACAGCGCCAACGTCGGCGGCGGCCTGGTGCGGCGCGGCGACGAATCGCTGCTGGTGCGCGGCATCGGCATCTTTAACAGCCTGGACGATATCGGCCGTGTCATCGTTAGCGCCAGGAATGGCAAGACAGTGCTGGTGTCGGACCTGGCCCAGGTGACCATCGGCCACCGCCCGCGTTCCGGCGTGGTGGCGTTCAATAATGAAAACAGCGTGGTCGAAGGCATTGTGCAAATGAGCAAGGGCAGCAATGCCGCCAAGGTCGTGGCCGATATCAAGGTCGCCATCGACGGCATCAATGCGCGCCTGCCGGCCGGCGTCAAGCTGAAGACGATTTACGACCGTACCGACCTGATCAACCACACCGTGCGCACCGTCGGCGAAAACCTGCTGGTCGGCGCATTGCTGGTGATCGCCATCCTGATCATTTTCCTCGGCAACTGGCGCGCCGCGCTGATCGTCGCCACCGTGATTCCGCTGTCGCTGCTGTTCGCCTTCATCATGCTGGACGCGCGCGGCATCCCGGCCAACCTGATTTCGCTCGGCGCGGTCGACTTCGGCATCATCATCGACAGCGCCGTGGTGCTGGTCGAGGCGCTGATGGTGCGCCTGACCTTGCAACAGCATGCGGCAAACGACGGCGCTTGGCCCTATGCCGGCCGGCAGCGCACGCTGAAGGAAACCGTGCTGGAACTGGGCCATCCTATCCTGTTCGCGAAAGCCATCATCATCGTCGCCTTCATCCCGATCTATACCTTCCAGCGGGTCGAAGGAAAAATCTTTTCGCCGGTCGCGTTGACGCTCAGTTTTGCGATGCTGGGCGCCATCTTGCTGACGATGACGCTGGTGCCATCGCTGCTGGGCTGGGTCTTGAAGCGCCATCCCTTGCAGGAAAAACATAGCGCATGGATGGCCAAGCTCCAGCAGCGCTACCGCAACATGCTGCTGGCGGCGCAACGGCAGCGGTTTATCGTGCTGGGCGCATCCGGCGGCTTGCTGCTGTTGACGCTGGCCCTGGCGCCGCTGCTGGGCAGCGAATTCCTGCCGAAACTGGACGAGGGCAATATCTGGCTGACCGTCACCTTGCCGACCTCGAGCGCGCTGGAAAAGACGGAGCAGACCGAGCACCAGGTGCGCGCGATCCTGAAAAGTTATCCGGAAGTGGGCAATGTGATTTCGGCGGTCGGCCGTCCGGACGACGGCACCGACCCGAAAGGGCCGAACAATATGGAAATCCTGGCCGACCTGACGCCGCGCGGCGGCTGGCGTTTCGCCGACAAGGAAACGCTGATCGCCGACATTTCCGCCAAGATCCGCCGTCTGCCGGGCGTGCCGACCAATTTCTCGCAAGTAATTGAAGACAACGTTGAAGAAGCGCTGTCCGGCGTCAAGGGGGAGATCGCGGTCAAGATTTCCGGCCCCGAGCTGGATGTGCTGACCCGGAAAAGCGAGCAAATCGCCGCCATCCTGAGCGCCATTCCCGGCGCCGCCGACGTGGCCGCGATCAAGATCGGCGGCCAGAGCGAACTCGACATCGTGATCGACCGCGACCGCATCGCCCGCCTCGGCATCAACGTAGCCGACGTCAATACAGCGATCCAGACCGCGCTGGCCGGCACCGCCGTGAATACTTTTTATGAAGGCGACCGGCAATTCGACCTGACCGTGCGGCTGAAACGGGAGGCCCGTTCGGCCATAGCCGATGTCGCCAATTTACAAATTTCCTTGCCGGGCGGCGCAGGCACGATCGCCTTGTCGGAATTGGCGCATATTAACGTGCGGCAAGGTGCGGCGCGCATCAGCCGCGAAGCCGGCCTGCGCAATGCGTCGGTCAAGGCCAATTTGCTGGGCCGCGACCAGGGCAGTTTTGTCGCCGAGGCGCAGCAAAAAGTGGCGGCCCAGGTACATTTGCCGCCAGGTTACCAAATCACCTGGGGCGGTCAGTTCGAGAACCAGCAGCGCGCCGTCAAACGGCTGGAAGTGATCGTGCCGATTACCGTGCTGATGATTTTCTCGCTGCTGTTCTGGGCCTTCCGCTCGGTGCGCAAGGCGCTGCTGATCCTGTCCATCGTGCCATTCACGCTGATCGGCGGCATCGCCGGGCTGGCGGTGGCGGGCTTGCACTTTTCGGTGTCGGCGGCGGTCGGCTTCATTGCCGTGGCCGGTATTTCGGTGCAAAACGGCGTCATCATGGTCGAGCAAATCATCGACCTCGCCCGCGGCACCCCATCGCTGGCCGACAGAGCCGTGGCTGGCGCCGTGCTGCGCCTGCGGCCTATCCTGATGACCGCGCTGATGGCCGGACTGGGCTTGCTGCCGGCCGCCTTATCGCATGGCATCGGTTCGGAAACCCAGCGTCCCTTCGCGGTGGTGATCGTCGGCGGCATCGTATCGGCCACCTTCTTTACCTTGCTGCTGTTGCCGCTGGTATTTCCATTCTTTGCTGAGAAAAAAGAAAGTGTATAA
- a CDS encoding alpha/beta fold hydrolase: MRIQNTIARVYAKKATAHAPISSDRLKKVAGATRKHYSNKCLNVFLILLRVEIMNKIITILAAASLAMSTVAAHASPQPSNLSQGPHDVDVGEVSLHYVVKGQGPLLFMASPGWGAGSNYMQNSMTPLEQNMTLIYIDMRGNGKSTRPVDRARMSQSAMADDIDRLRVLLGQQSINLLGHSDGGTIAIEYALRHPEHLDKVVLVAPYVLGDTVHGAATKAILDLWTDDPHYRDAIREKRKPDDGKELTDQGFQKYIETILPLYMSDPVRFAPQLASTFGDTRVAAYARYAENYSNKLAPRNQAKELGKIKAKTLIINGTVDWVCPYQMAQQTQAAIPGSRLSLYANKAHFPWLEDPQRFFKETSEFLLN, from the coding sequence ATGCGCATCCAGAACACGATCGCGCGCGTATATGCTAAAAAAGCGACAGCGCACGCCCCGATATCTTCGGATCGCTTAAAAAAAGTGGCTGGCGCCACCCGCAAACATTATAGTAATAAGTGCCTCAATGTTTTTTTAATACTACTTCGAGTTGAAATAATGAATAAAATAATAACTATTCTGGCCGCTGCCAGTCTTGCAATGAGCACTGTTGCGGCGCATGCCAGCCCTCAACCCTCCAATCTGTCACAGGGACCGCACGATGTCGATGTAGGCGAAGTCAGCCTGCATTATGTGGTCAAGGGCCAAGGGCCGCTGCTCTTTATGGCCTCTCCCGGCTGGGGTGCGGGTTCAAACTATATGCAGAACAGCATGACGCCGCTGGAACAGAACATGACGCTGATCTACATCGATATGCGCGGCAACGGCAAGTCCACCCGTCCGGTCGACCGTGCGCGCATGTCGCAATCGGCGATGGCCGATGACATCGACCGCTTGCGCGTGCTGCTGGGACAGCAGAGCATCAATCTGCTGGGGCATTCCGACGGCGGGACGATTGCGATTGAATACGCGCTGCGTCATCCGGAACATCTGGATAAGGTTGTGCTGGTCGCCCCCTATGTATTGGGCGATACCGTACACGGCGCGGCCACCAAGGCGATCCTCGATTTGTGGACCGACGATCCCCACTATCGCGACGCGATACGCGAAAAGAGGAAGCCCGATGACGGCAAGGAATTGACGGATCAGGGTTTTCAGAAATACATCGAAACCATACTGCCGCTGTATATGTCGGATCCGGTCCGGTTTGCCCCGCAACTGGCGTCGACCTTTGGCGACACCCGCGTTGCGGCCTATGCGCGGTACGCTGAAAATTATTCGAACAAGCTTGCGCCGCGCAACCAGGCCAAGGAACTCGGCAAGATCAAGGCCAAGACCTTGATCATCAACGGCACGGTCGATTGGGTATGCCCTTACCAGATGGCGCAGCAGACGCAGGCCGCTATTCCAGGTTCGCGCTTGAGTCTATATGCCAACAAGGCGCACTTTCCATGGCTGGAAGACCCTCAGCGATTCTTCAAAGAAACGTCTGAATTTCTGTTGAATTAA
- a CDS encoding SDR family oxidoreductase — MSHKTMLITGAGRGIGAATAALAARQGYAVCVNYLANRAAAELVVTQITAAGGTALALQADIASEAAVLAMFETIDRRFGRLDALVNNAAILARQMRVDQMDAERLNRIFATNITGSFLCAREAVRRMSTRHGGAIVNLSSRAAVLGSPGEYVDYAASKAALDALTIGLSKEVAGEGIRVNGVRPGLIYTEMHASGGEAERVERLKNVVPMRRGGQPEEVAQAVMWLLSEQASYTTGSFIEVSGGR; from the coding sequence ATGAGCCATAAAACCATGTTGATCACCGGCGCCGGCCGCGGCATCGGCGCCGCTACCGCCGCGCTGGCGGCCCGCCAGGGGTATGCGGTATGCGTCAATTACCTGGCCAACCGCGCCGCCGCCGAACTGGTCGTCACACAAATAACGGCGGCTGGCGGCACGGCGTTGGCATTACAGGCCGACATCGCCAGCGAAGCCGCGGTGCTCGCCATGTTCGAGACCATCGACCGGCGTTTCGGCCGCCTTGATGCGCTGGTCAACAATGCCGCCATCCTGGCGCGCCAGATGCGCGTCGACCAGATGGACGCGGAACGCCTGAACCGTATTTTCGCCACCAATATCACCGGCAGCTTTTTATGCGCGCGCGAAGCGGTGCGCCGCATGTCGACCCGGCATGGCGGCGCCATCGTCAACCTGTCGTCGCGTGCGGCGGTGCTCGGTTCTCCGGGCGAATATGTCGATTACGCGGCGTCCAAAGCGGCGCTCGATGCGCTGACCATCGGCCTGTCCAAGGAAGTGGCCGGCGAGGGCATCCGCGTCAACGGCGTGCGGCCGGGCCTGATTTATACGGAGATGCACGCCAGCGGCGGCGAAGCGGAACGCGTCGAGCGTCTGAAAAACGTCGTGCCGATGCGGCGCGGCGGCCAGCCGGAGGAAGTTGCGCAAGCCGTGATGTGGCTGTTGTCCGAGCAAGCGAGCTATACCACCGGCAGCTTTATCGAGGTGTCCGGCGGGCGCTGA
- a CDS encoding DUF2345 domain-containing protein: MXXXHWSAAQTLASVSAQATGLFTHAGGIQAIAGNGPLSLQAHTDQLEILADQAITVISVNDVIEIKANQKITLQAGQSSMTLEGGNITFACPGNFTVKGAQHVFDGGASAVPATIPLPDTRLKLFDEAFVLKDRDTSEPMPRQPYRVKREDGSYEEGMTDEKGLTHVIAAATAEALVIELLSMPAASTAPIEPSSKAPPPAGPKFKQAGNSSTTPREIKGRKEVLVKLPACWVADYEKEIIVPSTGHYAQAYQKDGSPHEYEDTVWYKIYAPVKSNQAIVVEVRFKIIAVLDAAGEALEASDKGTPAAALRAKQRAAALDYVKPRAVSGIEGNWNNKFKLEIDDTQCGKRVLPIVYKVMWVDSGQHYTMQVHKRYDREDVTGNVMNVSTSTALTTFAHEFAHCVGLPDEYSYTENDETVKYFKPDGSLDEAIDCPVDGKFPDDPTATIMSNAEGARIIKRHGWNIAIEVQELLTKKIGRKIKCDIV, translated from the coding sequence GTGTGNNNNNTGCACTGGAGCGCGGCGCAGACGCTGGCGTCGGTATCGGCCCAGGCCACCGGCCTGTTCACGCATGCCGGCGGGATCCAGGCCATCGCCGGCAATGGGCCGCTATCGCTGCAGGCCCATACCGACCAGCTGGAAATCCTGGCCGACCAGGCCATCACCGTGATATCGGTCAACGACGTCATCGAGATCAAGGCCAATCAAAAGATCACGCTGCAGGCTGGACAGTCGTCGATGACGCTGGAAGGCGGCAATATTACCTTCGCCTGTCCGGGCAATTTCACGGTCAAGGGAGCGCAGCATGTGTTCGATGGCGGCGCCAGCGCCGTTCCGGCCACGATCCCCTTGCCGGACACCCGCCTGAAATTGTTTGATGAGGCTTTTGTACTGAAAGACCGAGATACCAGCGAACCGATGCCACGCCAGCCTTACCGCGTCAAGCGCGAAGATGGCAGTTATGAAGAAGGCATGACCGACGAAAAAGGATTGACCCATGTGATCGCGGCAGCGACAGCCGAGGCTTTGGTAATCGAACTATTAAGCATGCCCGCTGCCTCCACTGCGCCGATCGAACCGTCGTCTAAGGCGCCGCCTCCCGCTGGTCCGAAATTCAAGCAGGCTGGCAACTCAAGCACCACTCCTCGCGAGATCAAGGGCCGCAAGGAAGTGCTGGTCAAGCTCCCTGCCTGCTGGGTGGCAGACTATGAGAAGGAAATTATTGTTCCTTCGACCGGCCACTATGCGCAAGCATATCAAAAGGATGGTTCGCCACACGAGTATGAGGATACGGTCTGGTATAAGATCTATGCGCCGGTCAAGTCGAACCAGGCTATCGTGGTCGAGGTGCGCTTCAAGATTATCGCCGTACTCGATGCCGCGGGCGAGGCGCTCGAAGCTTCGGACAAGGGGACGCCGGCTGCGGCCCTGCGGGCAAAACAACGCGCAGCCGCGCTTGACTATGTGAAACCACGGGCCGTTAGTGGTATCGAAGGCAATTGGAACAATAAATTCAAACTTGAAATCGACGATACGCAGTGTGGCAAAAGGGTCTTGCCGATTGTATACAAGGTAATGTGGGTCGATTCCGGCCAACACTACACGATGCAGGTGCACAAGCGCTACGATCGCGAAGATGTCACCGGCAATGTAATGAATGTTTCGACTTCGACTGCATTAACGACTTTCGCGCACGAATTCGCGCATTGTGTCGGCTTGCCGGACGAGTATTCTTATACCGAAAATGACGAAACGGTCAAATATTTCAAACCTGACGGCTCGCTGGACGAGGCAATCGATTGCCCGGTTGACGGTAAATTTCCTGACGACCCGACGGCAACCATCATGTCCAATGCGGAAGGTGCACGAATCATCAAGCGGCATGGCTGGAATATTGCAATCGAAGTGCAGGAATTATTGACCAAAAAAATTGGCCGGAAAATAAAATGCGATATCGTCTAG